In Clostridium sp., one DNA window encodes the following:
- the cysS gene encoding cysteine--tRNA ligase, translating into MDFYIYNTMTRKKEKFIPVEEGKVRLYTCGPTVYNYAHIGNLRTYIFEDILKKSLNYFGFKVKHVMNITDVGHLESDMDTGEDKMQLGAKRENKTVWEIARFYENAFFEDCKKLNIKKPDVICRATDHIGDMINMIKILEKKGYTYLSNGNVYYSIDKFKDYNKLANLSTEELEAGRRVEVDENKKNPLDFVLWFTNSKFKNQIMQWDSPWGRGFPGWHMECSTMSMKYLGDRIDIHCGGVDHIPVHHTNEIAQSEGVLGHKWVNYWMHGEFLVLNSGKMSKSKGDFLTVSSIERKGFSGMDYRYLCLQSRYRKQLLFSFDALKDAHNAYKKLKDRVSYIITLSYNDTSKIRENVILNYKEKFSRQIGDDLNIPNAITVLYDVIKSDGLSNNEKKILIDSFDSVLSLELLNSDEMSCKKNIDTVDKNKVEALIMERDEARSSKNWNRADEIRDMLNSLGVEIIDSKQGSKWKIK; encoded by the coding sequence ATGGATTTTTACATTTATAATACGATGACGAGAAAAAAAGAGAAATTTATTCCTGTAGAAGAGGGAAAAGTGAGATTATATACTTGTGGACCCACAGTCTATAATTATGCACATATAGGTAATTTAAGAACTTATATATTTGAAGATATATTGAAAAAATCCCTGAATTATTTTGGATTTAAAGTTAAACATGTAATGAATATAACAGATGTAGGACATCTGGAATCAGATATGGATACCGGCGAAGATAAAATGCAGCTTGGAGCAAAACGTGAAAACAAGACAGTATGGGAAATTGCGCGTTTTTATGAAAATGCTTTCTTTGAAGACTGTAAAAAGCTTAATATAAAAAAGCCTGATGTAATTTGTCGGGCAACTGATCATATTGGCGATATGATTAATATGATCAAAATACTTGAGAAAAAGGGCTATACTTATTTGTCAAATGGAAATGTATATTATTCAATTGATAAATTCAAGGATTACAACAAGCTTGCAAATTTAAGCACGGAGGAATTGGAGGCTGGCAGAAGGGTAGAAGTAGATGAAAATAAAAAAAATCCTCTGGATTTTGTATTATGGTTTACGAATTCAAAGTTTAAAAATCAGATAATGCAGTGGGATTCACCATGGGGGAGAGGATTTCCTGGATGGCATATGGAATGTTCTACCATGTCAATGAAATACCTTGGAGATAGAATAGACATTCATTGTGGAGGAGTTGACCACATTCCGGTCCACCACACAAATGAGATAGCACAATCAGAAGGAGTACTCGGGCATAAATGGGTGAATTACTGGATGCATGGAGAATTTCTTGTATTGAACAGTGGAAAAATGTCTAAATCAAAGGGGGATTTTTTAACGGTTTCAAGTATAGAAAGAAAAGGATTTTCTGGTATGGATTATAGATATCTTTGCCTGCAGTCCAGATATAGGAAGCAGCTTCTATTCAGTTTTGACGCTTTAAAAGATGCACATAATGCCTATAAAAAGTTAAAAGATAGAGTTTCATATATAATAACCTTGTCATATAATGATACCTCTAAAATACGTGAAAATGTAATTTTAAATTATAAAGAAAAGTTTTCCAGGCAGATTGGAGACGATCTAAATATACCAAATGCCATTACAGTACTTTATGATGTAATAAAATCAGATGGGCTTTCAAATAATGAAAAGAAAATTTTGATTGACAGTTTTGACAGTGTTCTTTCTTTGGAGCTTTTAAATTCTGATGAAATGTCCTGTAAAAAAAATATAGACACTGTGGATAAAAACAAGGTGGAAGCACTTATTATGGAAAGAGATGAGGCACGGTCAAGCAAAAATTGGAACAGAGCTGATGAAATAAGGGATATGCTTAATTCATTAGGTGTCGAAATAATTGACTCAAAACAGGGCAGCAAGTGGAAAATCAAATAA
- a CDS encoding potassium channel family protein, with protein MANHSRGEFFIFQNDINLDTKVSMFKKKMNIKFYSRELNDSIKKLIISKEYKRPIVKLNVLNDSTYNKSTFVFDRVLGENWSNYYYLLLINSGVTHMNIVDIGENKLNGGFHTYKLKVDFYRSNAGNYDKIPGYTKNSLNKLKKIQTIYIWVDNYDIIKKEYFDDKNYFYPINFYFQEIIKNSICFPDESPLILREVSIGNFKYPIWNFIYFSAVTITTLGYGDILPNSTAVRIIVMIETIIGVIITSIFASVVLVDRQ; from the coding sequence ATGGCAAATCATTCAAGAGGAGAATTTTTTATATTTCAAAATGATATAAATTTGGATACAAAGGTGTCTATGTTTAAAAAAAAGATGAATATAAAATTTTATAGCAGAGAACTCAATGATAGTATAAAAAAACTGATTATATCCAAAGAATACAAAAGACCTATAGTAAAATTGAATGTTTTAAATGATTCTACATACAACAAATCCACTTTTGTATTTGACAGGGTACTTGGTGAAAACTGGTCAAATTATTACTATTTACTATTGATAAATAGTGGAGTCACACATATGAACATAGTAGATATTGGTGAAAACAAGCTAAATGGAGGATTTCACACCTATAAATTAAAAGTAGATTTCTATAGATCCAATGCTGGAAATTACGATAAAATACCTGGCTATACAAAAAATTCTCTAAATAAATTAAAAAAAATACAGACAATATATATATGGGTTGATAATTATGACATAATAAAAAAAGAGTATTTTGATGATAAAAATTATTTCTATCCGATAAATTTCTATTTTCAAGAAATTATAAAAAATTCAATTTGTTTTCCAGATGAAAGTCCACTTATATTGAGGGAAGTATCAATTGGAAATTTCAAATATCCAATATGGAATTTTATTTATTTCAGTGCAGTTACCATAACAACTCTTGGATATGGAGATATACTCCCTAATTCAACTGCAGTTCGTATAATTGTTATGATAGAAACTATAATTGGAGTAATTATAACAAGTATATTTGCTTCCGTAGTGCTTGTGGACAGACAATAG
- a CDS encoding FeoB-associated Cys-rich membrane protein produces the protein MSTIIVGVIIFGIIGFSGYRTYKSHKNGGGCSCGCSSCGKSDSYCKH, from the coding sequence ATGTCGACAATCATAGTTGGAGTTATTATATTTGGCATTATAGGGTTCTCAGGATATAGGACTTACAAGTCCCATAAAAATGGAGGAGGTTGCAGCTGCGGTTGTTCCAGCTGCGGCAAGTCTGACAGTTATTGCAAACATTAG
- a CDS encoding patatin-like phospholipase family protein has translation MKVDVVFDGGGVKAIGLIGAICCFENYGYEINRAAGTSAGAIIAALLSVGYTGKELKSIMLDMNYDDFFNKNRIYRKMNGINILKKSLNLFKDKGLYSSDNIEKYIKNLILSKSNNTFYDVYEKGESKLKIIASDVTEKKIMILPDDLAKYGVEPRNFEISQAVKMSISIPLYFKPVKFYHKEGCSYVVDGGILSNFPIWIFDNESTPVRPTIGFKLVDTNKDYSANRKMDFISYLFDIMGTMLDKNEEIYVKDKDAVRTVFIPTLGVKTTEFRISTDMKIKLFNSGYVSAEKFLKFWNFHKYIRDYCM, from the coding sequence ATGAAAGTAGATGTTGTATTTGATGGTGGAGGAGTTAAAGCTATAGGACTTATTGGAGCAATCTGCTGTTTTGAAAATTACGGATATGAAATAAACAGAGCTGCAGGTACATCTGCAGGGGCCATTATAGCAGCACTTTTATCTGTAGGATATACAGGCAAGGAACTTAAATCTATAATGCTTGACATGAATTATGATGATTTTTTTAATAAAAATAGAATATACAGAAAAATGAATGGTATTAATATATTGAAAAAATCTTTAAATCTGTTTAAAGATAAAGGGCTTTATTCATCGGATAATATAGAAAAATATATAAAAAATCTTATTTTGAGTAAAAGCAATAATACATTTTACGATGTATATGAAAAAGGTGAATCCAAACTCAAAATAATAGCATCTGATGTAACCGAAAAGAAAATTATGATACTTCCAGATGATCTTGCTAAATACGGAGTAGAACCAAGAAACTTTGAAATATCCCAAGCTGTTAAAATGAGTATTAGTATACCTCTTTATTTTAAGCCCGTAAAATTTTACCATAAGGAGGGATGCAGTTATGTAGTAGATGGTGGAATACTCAGTAATTTTCCAATATGGATATTTGATAATGAAAGCACACCTGTAAGGCCTACTATCGGATTCAAGTTGGTAGATACAAATAAGGACTACAGTGCAAACAGAAAGATGGATTTTATATCATATTTGTTTGATATAATGGGAACCATGCTGGATAAGAATGAGGAGATATATGTAAAAGACAAAGATGCAGTGAGAACTGTATTTATTCCTACATTAGGAGTTAAGACTACTGAATTCAGAATATCTACTGATATGAAAATTAAGCTTTTCAATTCAGGTTATGTAAGTGCAGAGAAATTTCTAAAATTTTGGAATTTCCATAAATATATTAGGGATTATTGTATGTAA
- a CDS encoding tRNA threonylcarbamoyladenosine dehydratase: MKQHFLSRTELLLGKEAIQILRKSTVVIFGLGGVGSYCLEAIARSGIGNIVIVDDDTICLTNINRQIQANFKTIGKPKVQVLKDRVLDINPDCDIKAYQTFVKKGNIDDIIPEDTDYVVDAVDTVSSKISLILWCKKNKIDIISCMGTGNKLDPTKFKITDIYDTRICPLAKVMRHELRKRNIKNLKVLYSEEIPLKPKIDEVVTCKEGCVCVGGSKKCLAKRQIPASISFVPPVAGMILGGEVIKSIIDKKTKTVF, from the coding sequence ATGAAACAACATTTTCTCTCAAGAACTGAACTGCTGCTTGGAAAAGAAGCTATACAAATTTTACGTAAAAGCACTGTTGTCATATTTGGACTTGGTGGAGTAGGCAGTTATTGTCTTGAAGCTATTGCAAGGTCTGGAATTGGAAATATTGTAATTGTTGATGATGATACAATTTGCTTAACTAATATAAACAGGCAGATACAGGCCAATTTTAAAACTATAGGGAAACCCAAGGTCCAGGTTCTAAAGGACAGGGTTTTAGATATAAATCCAGACTGTGACATAAAAGCATATCAGACTTTTGTAAAGAAAGGAAATATCGATGACATAATACCTGAAGATACAGATTATGTAGTTGATGCAGTTGATACGGTATCTTCTAAAATATCACTTATATTGTGGTGTAAAAAGAATAAAATAGATATAATAAGTTGCATGGGCACAGGTAATAAATTGGACCCTACAAAATTTAAAATAACTGACATATATGACACTAGAATATGTCCTTTAGCCAAAGTAATGAGGCATGAACTTAGAAAAAGAAATATAAAAAATCTAAAGGTACTGTATTCTGAAGAAATTCCATTAAAGCCTAAAATAGATGAAGTCGTAACCTGTAAAGAAGGTTGTGTATGTGTTGGCGGTTCCAAAAAATGTCTTGCAAAGCGCCAGATTCCTGCAAGTATATCTTTTGTACCACCTGTAGCTGGAATGATACTAGGCGGCGAAGTAATAAAATCAATAATTGATAAAAAAACAAAGACAGTTTTTTAG
- a CDS encoding glycosyltransferase family 2 protein has protein sequence MKEFIFNFTFVFQIAIVLITMYYFVLSLFGLYKKEDNGAKYCTPKKRFALLVAAHDEEMVIGKIIESLKDIEYPKDMYDIFVIADNCSDKTAAIAGRYNVNVYERNVPDKRGKGYALEWMFNKIFKMDKSYDAIAIFDADNLVSKNFLNEMNYKMLKGYKVVQGYIDSKNPDDSWITESYSISFWTVNRLFQLARANLGLSNQIGGTGFCVDTSILKKLGWGVTCLTEDLEFTCKLVLNGYKVGWAHNAIVYDEKPLTLKQSWNQRKRWMQGFTDVSSRFFFKLFKKAIKDKSFTALDCAFYTVQPFITLLMGVAAILTLIQNNHGSNIFVVNYLFAENEFTRMLWKLFSIFQFLFTPFIMLLERKLSKKMFYAFALYSLNIIVLSYIFVSPTFSQMLFGNAVYLFVFILGIGVLGKKRSIKLFIWYLLYGIYTLTWIPITIQGILDKNNKEWSHTKHIRQIGIQEVE, from the coding sequence ATGAAAGAGTTTATTTTCAATTTTACATTTGTTTTTCAAATAGCTATTGTCTTAATTACAATGTATTACTTTGTACTTTCATTGTTTGGGCTTTACAAGAAGGAAGACAATGGTGCGAAGTACTGTACACCAAAAAAGCGATTTGCTCTTTTAGTAGCAGCTCATGATGAAGAAATGGTTATTGGAAAAATAATAGAGAGTTTAAAGGATATTGAGTATCCGAAAGATATGTATGATATATTTGTTATTGCAGATAATTGCAGCGACAAGACGGCAGCTATTGCTGGAAGATATAATGTAAATGTTTATGAAAGAAATGTGCCTGACAAGAGAGGAAAAGGTTATGCACTTGAATGGATGTTTAATAAGATATTTAAAATGGACAAATCTTATGATGCCATAGCTATTTTTGATGCGGACAATCTAGTTTCAAAAAATTTCCTAAATGAAATGAATTATAAAATGTTGAAGGGTTATAAAGTAGTTCAAGGTTACATAGATAGTAAAAATCCTGATGATTCATGGATAACTGAATCCTATTCAATATCATTTTGGACAGTAAATAGGCTGTTTCAACTTGCAAGAGCAAATCTTGGGCTTTCAAATCAAATAGGTGGAACCGGATTTTGTGTAGATACTTCAATATTGAAAAAACTGGGCTGGGGAGTAACTTGTCTTACCGAAGATCTGGAATTCACATGTAAACTTGTGCTAAATGGATATAAGGTAGGGTGGGCACACAATGCAATAGTATATGATGAGAAACCACTTACTTTAAAACAGTCCTGGAATCAGAGAAAAAGATGGATGCAAGGCTTTACAGATGTTTCCTCAAGGTTTTTCTTTAAACTATTTAAAAAAGCGATAAAAGACAAGAGTTTTACAGCTTTGGACTGTGCATTTTATACTGTACAGCCGTTTATAACATTACTTATGGGTGTTGCAGCAATTTTAACACTAATTCAGAATAATCATGGATCTAATATATTTGTAGTGAATTATTTATTTGCAGAAAATGAATTTACAAGAATGCTGTGGAAGTTATTTAGTATTTTTCAGTTTCTATTTACACCGTTTATAATGCTGCTGGAAAGAAAGCTGTCTAAGAAAATGTTTTATGCATTTGCTCTGTACTCTCTAAATATAATAGTTCTGTCATATATATTTGTGTCTCCTACATTTTCACAGATGCTGTTTGGAAATGCAGTATATTTGTTCGTATTTATATTGGGAATAGGTGTTTTGGGAAAGAAGAGATCAATCAAATTATTCATATGGTATCTATTGTATGGAATATACACTCTAACCTGGATACCAATTACAATACAGGGTATATTGGACAAGAACAACAAGGAATGGAGTCATACAAAACACATAAGACAAATAGGTATACAGGAAGTAGAATGA
- a CDS encoding pseudouridine synthase, producing MMERLQKYMAHCGVASRRKCEELIVAGRVKVNGKTENKLGFRIDTEKDIVQVDGKNINVVSKKVYIALNKPEGYLSTVKDERNRKTVLDIVKVDERIYPVGRLDCDTSGLLILTNDGDIYNKIVHPKFQKNKIYIAVVKGIPDNNDIYKFCNGIDIGGYVTSKAYLKLLRIGNNTSEIEIKIHEGKNRQIRKMCEEIGHPVITLKRTEIGNLKLGTLKAGEWRYLSKNEIDHILD from the coding sequence ATGATGGAAAGATTACAGAAATATATGGCACACTGCGGTGTTGCTTCAAGAAGAAAATGTGAAGAACTGATAGTTGCCGGAAGAGTTAAAGTGAATGGGAAAACTGAAAATAAATTGGGATTCAGAATTGATACTGAAAAAGATATAGTTCAAGTGGATGGCAAGAATATAAATGTTGTATCAAAGAAAGTATATATAGCATTAAACAAACCTGAAGGATATTTGTCTACGGTAAAGGATGAAAGAAATAGAAAGACAGTTCTTGATATTGTAAAAGTTGATGAAAGAATATATCCCGTAGGGAGACTTGATTGTGATACTTCAGGTCTTCTTATATTAACGAACGATGGTGATATATACAATAAAATAGTACATCCTAAATTCCAAAAAAACAAAATTTACATTGCAGTAGTTAAAGGAATTCCGGATAATAATGATATATATAAATTTTGCAATGGAATAGACATAGGAGGGTATGTTACTAGTAAAGCATATCTCAAGCTGTTGAGAATTGGCAATAACACATCAGAAATTGAAATAAAGATACATGAGGGTAAAAATAGACAGATAAGAAAAATGTGTGAAGAAATAGGTCACCCAGTCATAACCCTAAAAAGAACAGAAATAGGAAATTTAAAATTAGGAACGTTGAAGGCTGGAGAATGGAGATATTTAAGCAAAAATGAGATAGACCATATTTTGGATTAA
- the feoB gene encoding ferrous iron transport protein B produces MSIKIALAGNPNCGKTTMFNGLTGSSQYVGNWPGVTVEKKEGKLKGHKDVIIQDLPGIYSLSPYTLEEVVSRNYLINEKPDVIVNIVDGSNIERNLYLTTQLIEIGVPVVIALNMIDIVHRRGDIIDTSKLSEILGCEVIETSALKGIGSMEVAQKAIELSKAKESSPVRSVFSGQVENALSEIEGLIKGKFDDINLRWFAIKLFERDEKIQEQISLSNDVKSRIEDIISSCEKKFDDDGESIITNERYSYINKIIKQVFKRKNRVSTSLSDKVDRIVTNRILGLPIFVGIMFLVYYFSISTVGGIMTGWVNDNLFGDYVPNNVEWFLNTIGTADWLNSFILDGIVAGVGAVLGFVPQMAMLFLCLAILEDCGYMARIAFIMDRLFRRFGLSGKSFIPILIGTGCGVPGIMATRTIENEKDRRMTVIVTTFIPCSAKIPIIALISGALFNGAAWVATSAYFVGIAAIIISGILLKKTKLFSGDPAPFIMELPPYHVPGTKGVLIHMWERSKAFMKKAGTVILLATVLVWFLSSFNWRMQAVDMEQSVLASIGRVLAVIFAPLGWGNWKAAVATITGLIAKENLVGTFGILYGFSEVAEDGSQVWGSLQASLVPLAGYSLLVFNLLCAPCFAAMGAIRTEMNSGKWTSIAIGYQCVFAYVISMIIFQIGSLVTGKGFGFGSAVAIALVVALLYLLFRKPSKIDNKVNDPINIKEVV; encoded by the coding sequence ATGTCGATTAAAATTGCTCTTGCTGGTAATCCAAATTGCGGTAAGACGACGATGTTCAATGGTTTAACAGGAAGTTCTCAGTATGTAGGTAACTGGCCGGGTGTTACCGTAGAGAAGAAAGAAGGAAAATTGAAGGGTCATAAGGATGTTATTATACAGGATCTGCCCGGCATATATTCACTTTCACCGTATACTTTGGAAGAAGTTGTTTCAAGAAACTATCTGATTAATGAAAAACCGGATGTAATTGTAAATATTGTAGATGGAAGCAACATAGAAAGAAACTTGTATTTAACTACCCAGCTTATTGAAATTGGTGTTCCGGTAGTAATTGCCCTGAATATGATTGATATAGTTCATAGAAGGGGAGATATCATAGATACGAGTAAATTAAGTGAAATCCTTGGCTGTGAAGTTATAGAAACTTCTGCATTGAAAGGCATTGGATCTATGGAAGTTGCACAGAAGGCCATAGAACTTTCAAAAGCTAAAGAAAGTTCACCTGTAAGAAGTGTTTTTTCAGGACAAGTTGAGAATGCACTTTCTGAAATTGAGGGTCTTATTAAAGGCAAATTCGACGATATAAATTTACGATGGTTTGCCATAAAGCTATTTGAAAGAGATGAAAAAATACAGGAACAGATTTCTCTTTCTAATGATGTTAAATCACGTATTGAAGATATAATATCAAGTTGTGAGAAAAAGTTTGATGATGATGGTGAAAGTATTATTACAAATGAGCGTTATTCTTATATAAATAAAATAATAAAGCAGGTTTTCAAGAGAAAAAATAGAGTCAGCACATCTTTGTCGGACAAAGTTGACAGAATTGTAACTAATCGTATTTTAGGATTGCCTATTTTTGTTGGAATTATGTTTTTAGTTTATTATTTTTCAATTTCCACCGTAGGTGGTATAATGACCGGCTGGGTAAATGACAATTTGTTTGGAGATTATGTTCCTAATAATGTAGAATGGTTCTTAAATACAATTGGTACTGCTGATTGGCTGAACTCATTTATTCTTGATGGTATTGTTGCTGGAGTTGGTGCTGTACTTGGATTTGTACCTCAGATGGCAATGTTATTTTTATGCCTTGCCATATTGGAAGACTGTGGGTACATGGCACGTATTGCTTTTATAATGGACAGGTTGTTTAGAAGATTTGGACTTTCTGGAAAATCATTTATTCCTATTCTCATTGGTACCGGTTGTGGTGTACCGGGAATCATGGCAACTAGAACAATTGAAAATGAAAAAGATCGTAGAATGACTGTTATTGTAACTACTTTTATTCCTTGTAGTGCAAAAATTCCTATTATTGCACTTATTTCAGGTGCACTGTTCAATGGAGCTGCATGGGTTGCAACATCCGCGTATTTTGTTGGGATTGCAGCAATCATCATTTCAGGTATACTTCTTAAAAAGACAAAACTTTTTTCAGGAGATCCGGCTCCTTTCATAATGGAACTTCCTCCATACCATGTACCAGGTACAAAAGGTGTACTGATACATATGTGGGAGAGATCCAAAGCTTTCATGAAAAAAGCAGGAACAGTAATACTTCTTGCTACTGTACTTGTTTGGTTCTTGAGCTCCTTCAACTGGAGAATGCAGGCTGTTGATATGGAACAATCCGTACTTGCCAGCATAGGTCGTGTACTTGCAGTTATATTTGCTCCACTTGGATGGGGTAACTGGAAAGCTGCAGTTGCTACTATAACTGGCCTGATTGCAAAAGAAAATCTTGTAGGAACTTTTGGAATACTCTATGGGTTTTCCGAGGTTGCAGAAGATGGTTCCCAGGTTTGGGGAAGCCTTCAAGCATCACTTGTTCCACTTGCAGGCTATTCACTTTTAGTTTTTAACTTGTTGTGTGCTCCGTGCTTTGCTGCAATGGGTGCAATCCGTACTGAAATGAACTCAGGTAAATGGACGTCAATTGCTATTGGATATCAGTGTGTATTTGCATATGTCATTTCAATGATTATATTCCAGATTGGATCGCTTGTTACAGGGAAAGGGTTTGGATTTGGAAGTGCAGTTGCTATTGCCTTAGTTGTAGCTTTATTGTATCTCTTGTTTAGAAAACCTAGTAAAATTGATAATAAGGTAAATGATCCTATAAATATAAAAGAGGTGGTATAA